A region from the Triticum urartu cultivar G1812 chromosome 1, Tu2.1, whole genome shotgun sequence genome encodes:
- the LOC125545023 gene encoding protein unc-13 homolog isoform X6 — protein sequence MDELARKRRQLIVRGAGLVAGLYAYMMVMFRRSRQQTPRITVGSMADRAISRESNLRYIYHSSDINCSNQLRMRKALFFRLCAIFRERNLLLDSIHTSIEEQVAMFLLIVGHNQRYRTLQPIFRRSIEVISRYFKAVLYAVGELRDEMIQPPSNHCHRKIQESTRFNPYFKVHCASGKQLIVHPQIFVSLARNMDEENPVELLQRYRRDRHVLLNYILSGNLIKKVVMPPGAISLDDVDIDQVSVDYVLNCAKKGDPLDLGDAIRLYHDSLDYPYVDNTGDVEGFYLLTRPEYSGSAPTREPPPVPAAAPLPVVVPPPVVEQPQIAVPSSVANLPKSLSLDSPTEELTIDDIEDFEDDEGEFDSRRASRRHQTDANDISLRLPLFETGITDDDLRETAYEILVAAAGASGGLIVPKKEKKKEKRHRLMRKLGRSKSESAESQTHRQPGLVGLLEILRAQLEITESMDIRTRQGLLNAMVGKVGKRMDNLLIPLELLCCISRAEFSDMKAYLRWQKRQLNMLEEGLINHPVVGFGELGRKVNELRNLFRKIEESESLSPSAAEVQRTECLRSLREVATSFSERPARGDLTGEVCHWADGYHLNAALYEKMLGSVFDTLDEGKLTEEVEEILELLKSTWRILGITETIHDTCYAWVLFRQFVFTGEQGLLKVVIEHLRKIPLKEQRGPQERLHLKSLRSSVDADDSCQDFTFFQSFLSPVQKWVDKKLNDYHLHFSEGPSMMVDIVTVAMLTRRILGEENDKAMESPDRDQIDRYITSSVKSAFMKIAHFVEIKADTSHEHVLASLAEETKKLLKIETNIFSPVLSRWHPQAAVLSASLLHKLYGNKLGPFLEHSEHLTEDVVSVFPAADSLEQYIMSVMASVVGNDGLDSLCRQKLVPYEIESKSGTVVLRWVNGQLERVETWVKRAAEQETWDPISPQQRHGGSIVEVYRIIEETADQFFAFKVPMRIGELNSFCRGIDKAFQIYTQLVTQPIVDKEDLVPPVPVLTRYKKELGIKAFVKKEIQEVRPVDERKSSEIVQLTMSKLCVRLNSLYYAISQLGKLEDSISERWAKRQSDKINIRRSMNGKSKGVVSNQKNQFDGSRKEINAAIDRVCEFTGLKVIFWDLQQPFIDNMYKNNVLQARLDTIVEVLDLVLAQLCDVIVEQLRDRVVTGLLQASLDGLVRVILDGGPTRVFSPNDAPLLEEDLEILKEFFISGGDGLPRGTVENLVSRVRPVINLIKQETRVLIDDLREVTQGGKSKFGSDSKTLLRVLCHRNDSEASHYVKKHFKIPSSAPPST from the exons ATGGATGAATTGGCAAGAAAACGAAGGCAACTAATTGTGAGAGGAGCCGGTCTAGTGGCTGGATTGTATGCTTACATGATGGTCATGTTTAGAAGATCTAGGCAACAAACACCGAGGATAACCGTGGGCAGCATGGCCGATCGTGCCATATCTAGAGAGTCAAATTTGAGATACATTTATCACTCTAGTGACATAAATTGTTCAAATCAACTCAGAATGAGAAAAGCTCTGTTTTTCCGTTTGTGTGCTATATTTAGAGAGAGAAATTTGTTGTTGGATAGCATTCATACTTCTATTGAGGAACAAGTTGCCATGTTTCTTCTAATAGTTGGCCATAACCAAAGGTATAGGACACTACAACCTATCTTTAGAAGATCTATCGAAGTCATTAGTAGGTATTTTAAGGCAGTGCTTTATGCTGTTGGGGAGTTGAGAGATGAGATGATTCAGCCTCCCTCCAACCATTGCCATCGTAAAATACAAGAAAGCACCCGCTTCAATCCATATTTCAAG GTTCATTGCGCCAGTGGCAAGCAGTTGATAGTCCATCCTCAGATTTTTGTCTCCCTTGCACGCAATATGGATGA AGAAAATCCTGTTGAGCTGCTACAACGTTATCGCCGTGATCGCCATGTGTTGCTCAATTACATCCTTTCTGGTAACTTGATCAAGAAAGTTGTAATGCCGCCTGGTGCTATCTCTCTGGATGACGTGGATATTGATCAAGTCAGTGTTGATTATGTCCTCAATTGCGCTAAGAAAG GGGATCCACTTGACCTTGGAGATGCCATCCGGCTTTATCATGACAGCCTTGATTACCCATATGTC GATAACACTGGAGATGTCGAAGGGTTCTATTTACTTACAAGACCTGAATATTCTGGATCAGCACCAACAAGAGAACCACCCCCTGTCCCTGCCGCTGCACCATTACCAGTTGTGGTACCACCACCAGTTGTTGAACAACCACAAATTGCTGTGCCATCATCAGTTGCAAACTTACCAAAATCATTATCATTGGACTCTCCCACCGAGGAATTAACCATAGATGACATTGAAGACTTTGAGGATGATGAAGGTGAATTCGATAGTCGAAGGGCTTCTAGGAGGCATCAAACTGATGCCAACGATATATccttgcgcttaccattattTGAAACAG GTATCACAGATGATGATCTTCGTGAAACAGCATATGAAATCCTTGTTGCTGCTGCTGGCGCTTCAGG GGGCCTTATAGttccaaagaaagaaaagaagaaagagaagagACACAGATTAATGAGGAAACTTGGCCGTAGTAAGAGTGAAAGTGCTGAATCGCAAACTCACCGGCAACCAGGTTTAGTTGGCCTGCTTGAAATCTTGAGAGCCCAACTTGAG ATAACGGAGTCCATGGATATTAGGACTAGACAGGGACTACTTAATGCTATGGTGGGTAAAGTCGGAAAACGGATGGACAATCTCTTGATACCACTGGAACTACTGTGCTGTATATCTAGAGCTGAATTTTCTGACATGAAGGCATATCTTCGTTGGCAGAAAAGACAG CTGAACATGCTGGAGGAGGGCCTAATAAACCATCCTGTTGTTGGATTTGGAGAGTTAGGTCGAAAAGTCAATGAGCTAAGAAATCTTTTCAGAAAGATTGAAGAATCTGAG TCGCTATCCCCATCTGCTGCGGAGGTTCAACGTACAGAATGCCTACGTTCACTGAGAGAAGTTGCTACATCTTTCTCTGAAAGGCCTGCTCGTGGCGATCTTACCGGTGAGGTTTGTCATTGGGCTGATGGTTACCATCTGAATGCCGCCTTGTATGAAAAAATGCTTGGCAGTGTTTTTGACACCTTAGATGAGGGAAAACTCACAGAG GAGGTGGAAGAAATCCTTGAGCTCCTAAAGTCCACTTGGCGTATACTAGGAATCACAGAGACAATTCATGATACGTGCTATGCATGGGTATTATTCCGACAG TTTGTTTTTACAGGTGAGCAAGGACTCCTGAAAGTTGTGATTGAGCATTTGAGGAAGATACCCTTGAAGGAACAGCGTGGTCCACAAGAACGCTTACACTTGAAAAGTCTACGTAGTTCTGTTGATGCCGATGATAGCTGCCAGGACTTTACGTTTTTCCAGTCTTTCCTGTCTCCAGTTCAGAAATGGGTGGACAAGAAATTGAATGATTATCATCTGCACTTCTCAGAG GGTCCCAGTATGATGGTTGATATCGTAACAGTAGCAATGCTTACTAGGCGAATCCTTGGTGAAGAAAATGACAAG GCAATGGAGTCACCTGATCGAGACCAGATTGACCGTTACATCACTTCTTCTGTCAAAAGTGCTTTCATGAAG ATTGCACATTTCGTAGAGATtaaagcagacacatcacatgagCATGTTTTAGCATCTCTAGCTGAGGAGACGAAGAAGCTTTTGAAGATAGAGACAAACATTTTTTCCCCAGTTTTGTCAAGATGGCATCCACAGGCAGCAGTTCTTTCCGCTTCCCTTCTCCATAAACTGTATGGAAACAAATTG GGACCTTTTCTTGAGCATTCTGAGCATCTTACGGAGGACGTAGTTTCTGTATTTCCGGCAGCTGATTCTTTGGAGCAGTACATAATGTCAGTGATGGCTTCTGTTGTGGGTAACGATGGTTTGGACAGTCTATGTAGACAAAAGCTAGTTCCTTATGAG ATTGAAAGTAAATCGGGCACGGTTGTTTTACGCTGGGTGAATGGGCAACTGGAGAGAGTTGAAACTTGGGTTAAAAGGGCTGCTGAACAAGAG ACTTGGGATCCTATATCCCCTCAACAACGCCATGGGGGTTCTATTGTTGAAGTCTATAGAATCATAGAAGAG ACTGCAGATCAGTTTTTTGCATTCAAGGTTCCTATGCGAATTGGGGAATTAAATAGCTTCTGTCGTGGCATTGACAAGGCATTTCAAATTTATACACAACTTGTTACTCAACCCATAG TTGACAAAGAAGATTTAGTTCCACCTGTTCCTGTCCTTACTCGATATAAAAAGGAGCTTGGAATCAAAGCTTTCGTAAAAAAGGAAATCCAAGAAGTCAGACCTGTTGATGAGAGAAAATCGAGTGAAATAGTTCAACTTACAATGTCAAAGCTATGTGTGCGGCTTAACAGTCTATAT TATGCTATAAGCCAGCTAGGCAAGTTGGAGGACAGCATAAGTGAGCGGTGGGCTAAAAGGCAAAGTGACAAAATTAACATCA GACGATCAATGAACGGCAAGTCAAAGGGTGTAGTCTCCAATCAGAAGAATCAATTTGATGGCAGTAGAAAAGAAATCAATGCTGCTATTGATCGGGTATGTGAATTTACAG GGTTAAAGGTCATATTTTGGGACCTCCAACAGCCATTCATCGACAATATGTACAAAAACAATGTTTTACAAGCTCGATTGGACACTATTGTCGAAGTGCTTGATTTG GTGCTTGCTCAACTCTGTGACGTCATTGTGGAGCAACTGCGAGATCGTGTGGTTACAGGGCTTCTGCAAGCATCCCTG GATGGCTTAGTTCGGGTAATACTAGATGGAGGTCCTACACGCGTCTTCTCTCCGAATGATGCCCCTCTTTTGGAGGAAGATCTTGAAATTCTGAAG GAATTCTTCATATCTGGCGGAGATGGGCTGCCTCGTGGAACTGTTGAGAATTTGGTCTCGCGTGTTCGTCCTGTAATAAATCTGATCAAGCAAGAG ACCCGTGTGCTTATTGATGATCTGCGCGAAGTTACTCAAGGGGGCAAAAGCAAATTCGGAAGCGACTCCAAAACCCTGCTGAGGGTCCTGTGCCACAGAAATGATTCAGAGGCATCACACTATGTGAAGAAGCATTTCAAGATACCCAGTTCAGCTCCCCCGAGCACCTGA
- the LOC125545023 gene encoding protein unc-13 homolog isoform X1, producing MDELARKRRQLIVRGAGLVAGLYAYMMVMFRRSRQQTPRITVGSMADRAISRESNLRYIYHSSDINCSNQLRMRKALFFRLCAIFRERNLLLDSIHTSIEEQVAMFLLIVGHNQRYRTLQPIFRRSIEVISRYFKAVLYAVGELRDEMIQPPSNHCHRKIQESTRFNPYFKVHCASGKQLIVHPQIFVSLARNMDEENPVELLQRYRRDRHVLLNYILSGNLIKKVVMPPGAISLDDVDIDQVSVDYVLNCAKKGDPLDLGDAIRLYHDSLDYPYVDNTGDVEGFYLLTRPEYSGSAPTREPPPVPAAAPLPVVVPPPVVEQPQIAVPSSVANLPKSLSLDSPTEELTIDDIEDFEDDEGEFDSRRASRRHQTDANDISLRLPLFETGITDDDLRETAYEILVAAAGASGGLIVPKKEKKKEKRHRLMRKLGRSKSESAESQTHRQPGLVGLLEILRAQLEITESMDIRTRQGLLNAMVGKVGKRMDNLLIPLELLCCISRAEFSDMKAYLRWQKRQLNMLEEGLINHPVVGFGELGRKVNELRNLFRKIEESESLSPSAAEVQRTECLRSLREVATSFSERPARGDLTGEVCHWADGYHLNAALYEKMLGSVFDTLDEGKLTEEVEEILELLKSTWRILGITETIHDTCYAWVLFRQFVFTGEQGLLKVVIEHLRKIPLKEQRGPQERLHLKSLRSSVDADDSCQDFTFFQSFLSPVQKWVDKKLNDYHLHFSEAMSDLLFTTECCNTYAHKGPSMMVDIVTVAMLTRRILGEENDKAMESPDRDQIDRYITSSVKSAFMKIAHFVEIKADTSHEHVLASLAEETKKLLKIETNIFSPVLSRWHPQAAVLSASLLHKLYGNKLGPFLEHSEHLTEDVVSVFPAADSLEQYIMSVMASVVGNDGLDSLCRQKLVPYEIESKSGTVVLRWVNGQLERVETWVKRAAEQETWDPISPQQRHGGSIVEVYRIIEETADQFFAFKVPMRIGELNSFCRGIDKAFQIYTQLVTQPIVDKEDLVPPVPVLTRYKKELGIKAFVKKEIQEVRPVDERKSSEIVQLTMSKLCVRLNSLYYAISQLGKLEDSISERWAKRQSDKINIRRSMNGKSKGVVSNQKNQFDGSRKEINAAIDRVCEFTVCIFSFVGLKVIFWDLQQPFIDNMYKNNVLQARLDTIVEVLDLVLAQLCDVIVEQLRDRVVTGLLQASLDGLVRVILDGGPTRVFSPNDAPLLEEDLEILKEFFISGGDGLPRGTVENLVSRVRPVINLIKQETRVLIDDLREVTQGGKSKFGSDSKTLLRVLCHRNDSEASHYVKKHFKIPSSAPPST from the exons ATGGATGAATTGGCAAGAAAACGAAGGCAACTAATTGTGAGAGGAGCCGGTCTAGTGGCTGGATTGTATGCTTACATGATGGTCATGTTTAGAAGATCTAGGCAACAAACACCGAGGATAACCGTGGGCAGCATGGCCGATCGTGCCATATCTAGAGAGTCAAATTTGAGATACATTTATCACTCTAGTGACATAAATTGTTCAAATCAACTCAGAATGAGAAAAGCTCTGTTTTTCCGTTTGTGTGCTATATTTAGAGAGAGAAATTTGTTGTTGGATAGCATTCATACTTCTATTGAGGAACAAGTTGCCATGTTTCTTCTAATAGTTGGCCATAACCAAAGGTATAGGACACTACAACCTATCTTTAGAAGATCTATCGAAGTCATTAGTAGGTATTTTAAGGCAGTGCTTTATGCTGTTGGGGAGTTGAGAGATGAGATGATTCAGCCTCCCTCCAACCATTGCCATCGTAAAATACAAGAAAGCACCCGCTTCAATCCATATTTCAAG GTTCATTGCGCCAGTGGCAAGCAGTTGATAGTCCATCCTCAGATTTTTGTCTCCCTTGCACGCAATATGGATGA AGAAAATCCTGTTGAGCTGCTACAACGTTATCGCCGTGATCGCCATGTGTTGCTCAATTACATCCTTTCTGGTAACTTGATCAAGAAAGTTGTAATGCCGCCTGGTGCTATCTCTCTGGATGACGTGGATATTGATCAAGTCAGTGTTGATTATGTCCTCAATTGCGCTAAGAAAG GGGATCCACTTGACCTTGGAGATGCCATCCGGCTTTATCATGACAGCCTTGATTACCCATATGTC GATAACACTGGAGATGTCGAAGGGTTCTATTTACTTACAAGACCTGAATATTCTGGATCAGCACCAACAAGAGAACCACCCCCTGTCCCTGCCGCTGCACCATTACCAGTTGTGGTACCACCACCAGTTGTTGAACAACCACAAATTGCTGTGCCATCATCAGTTGCAAACTTACCAAAATCATTATCATTGGACTCTCCCACCGAGGAATTAACCATAGATGACATTGAAGACTTTGAGGATGATGAAGGTGAATTCGATAGTCGAAGGGCTTCTAGGAGGCATCAAACTGATGCCAACGATATATccttgcgcttaccattattTGAAACAG GTATCACAGATGATGATCTTCGTGAAACAGCATATGAAATCCTTGTTGCTGCTGCTGGCGCTTCAGG GGGCCTTATAGttccaaagaaagaaaagaagaaagagaagagACACAGATTAATGAGGAAACTTGGCCGTAGTAAGAGTGAAAGTGCTGAATCGCAAACTCACCGGCAACCAGGTTTAGTTGGCCTGCTTGAAATCTTGAGAGCCCAACTTGAG ATAACGGAGTCCATGGATATTAGGACTAGACAGGGACTACTTAATGCTATGGTGGGTAAAGTCGGAAAACGGATGGACAATCTCTTGATACCACTGGAACTACTGTGCTGTATATCTAGAGCTGAATTTTCTGACATGAAGGCATATCTTCGTTGGCAGAAAAGACAG CTGAACATGCTGGAGGAGGGCCTAATAAACCATCCTGTTGTTGGATTTGGAGAGTTAGGTCGAAAAGTCAATGAGCTAAGAAATCTTTTCAGAAAGATTGAAGAATCTGAG TCGCTATCCCCATCTGCTGCGGAGGTTCAACGTACAGAATGCCTACGTTCACTGAGAGAAGTTGCTACATCTTTCTCTGAAAGGCCTGCTCGTGGCGATCTTACCGGTGAGGTTTGTCATTGGGCTGATGGTTACCATCTGAATGCCGCCTTGTATGAAAAAATGCTTGGCAGTGTTTTTGACACCTTAGATGAGGGAAAACTCACAGAG GAGGTGGAAGAAATCCTTGAGCTCCTAAAGTCCACTTGGCGTATACTAGGAATCACAGAGACAATTCATGATACGTGCTATGCATGGGTATTATTCCGACAG TTTGTTTTTACAGGTGAGCAAGGACTCCTGAAAGTTGTGATTGAGCATTTGAGGAAGATACCCTTGAAGGAACAGCGTGGTCCACAAGAACGCTTACACTTGAAAAGTCTACGTAGTTCTGTTGATGCCGATGATAGCTGCCAGGACTTTACGTTTTTCCAGTCTTTCCTGTCTCCAGTTCAGAAATGGGTGGACAAGAAATTGAATGATTATCATCTGCACTTCTCAGAG GCTATGTCTGATTTGTTATTCACCACCGAATGTTGCAACACATATGCGCATAAG GGTCCCAGTATGATGGTTGATATCGTAACAGTAGCAATGCTTACTAGGCGAATCCTTGGTGAAGAAAATGACAAG GCAATGGAGTCACCTGATCGAGACCAGATTGACCGTTACATCACTTCTTCTGTCAAAAGTGCTTTCATGAAG ATTGCACATTTCGTAGAGATtaaagcagacacatcacatgagCATGTTTTAGCATCTCTAGCTGAGGAGACGAAGAAGCTTTTGAAGATAGAGACAAACATTTTTTCCCCAGTTTTGTCAAGATGGCATCCACAGGCAGCAGTTCTTTCCGCTTCCCTTCTCCATAAACTGTATGGAAACAAATTG GGACCTTTTCTTGAGCATTCTGAGCATCTTACGGAGGACGTAGTTTCTGTATTTCCGGCAGCTGATTCTTTGGAGCAGTACATAATGTCAGTGATGGCTTCTGTTGTGGGTAACGATGGTTTGGACAGTCTATGTAGACAAAAGCTAGTTCCTTATGAG ATTGAAAGTAAATCGGGCACGGTTGTTTTACGCTGGGTGAATGGGCAACTGGAGAGAGTTGAAACTTGGGTTAAAAGGGCTGCTGAACAAGAG ACTTGGGATCCTATATCCCCTCAACAACGCCATGGGGGTTCTATTGTTGAAGTCTATAGAATCATAGAAGAG ACTGCAGATCAGTTTTTTGCATTCAAGGTTCCTATGCGAATTGGGGAATTAAATAGCTTCTGTCGTGGCATTGACAAGGCATTTCAAATTTATACACAACTTGTTACTCAACCCATAG TTGACAAAGAAGATTTAGTTCCACCTGTTCCTGTCCTTACTCGATATAAAAAGGAGCTTGGAATCAAAGCTTTCGTAAAAAAGGAAATCCAAGAAGTCAGACCTGTTGATGAGAGAAAATCGAGTGAAATAGTTCAACTTACAATGTCAAAGCTATGTGTGCGGCTTAACAGTCTATAT TATGCTATAAGCCAGCTAGGCAAGTTGGAGGACAGCATAAGTGAGCGGTGGGCTAAAAGGCAAAGTGACAAAATTAACATCA GACGATCAATGAACGGCAAGTCAAAGGGTGTAGTCTCCAATCAGAAGAATCAATTTGATGGCAGTAGAAAAGAAATCAATGCTGCTATTGATCGGGTATGTGAATTTACAG TTTGCATCTTTTCTTTCGTAGGGTTAAAGGTCATATTTTGGGACCTCCAACAGCCATTCATCGACAATATGTACAAAAACAATGTTTTACAAGCTCGATTGGACACTATTGTCGAAGTGCTTGATTTG GTGCTTGCTCAACTCTGTGACGTCATTGTGGAGCAACTGCGAGATCGTGTGGTTACAGGGCTTCTGCAAGCATCCCTG GATGGCTTAGTTCGGGTAATACTAGATGGAGGTCCTACACGCGTCTTCTCTCCGAATGATGCCCCTCTTTTGGAGGAAGATCTTGAAATTCTGAAG GAATTCTTCATATCTGGCGGAGATGGGCTGCCTCGTGGAACTGTTGAGAATTTGGTCTCGCGTGTTCGTCCTGTAATAAATCTGATCAAGCAAGAG ACCCGTGTGCTTATTGATGATCTGCGCGAAGTTACTCAAGGGGGCAAAAGCAAATTCGGAAGCGACTCCAAAACCCTGCTGAGGGTCCTGTGCCACAGAAATGATTCAGAGGCATCACACTATGTGAAGAAGCATTTCAAGATACCCAGTTCAGCTCCCCCGAGCACCTGA